A stretch of DNA from Asticcacaulis sp.:
AGGCGCGAGACTTGGGCTTCGACCTCTGCTTCGATCTTCGCGGCGATTTCGGCCGAGAGGGCGACCAGGATCACCTGCGCATCGGCGTCATGTTCGGCCTGTGACAAGAGGTCGGCGGCGACCAGTTTCACATGGGCGGTGTCGTCGGCGATGACCAGCAATTCCGAAGGTCCGGCGGGCATGTCGATGGCCGGGCCGGAGACGCGCTCCGTGGCCAAACGCTTGGCCTCGGCGACATACTTGTTGCCGGGGCCGAACAGCTTGTCGGCGGGCGGCGTGCCGTCGAAAGCGCCAAGCGCCAAGCCGGCGATGGCGTGCGCGCCGCCGACCAGCCACATGGCCTCCAGTCCGGAAGCAGCGGCGGTGGCGATCATCATCGGGGGGATAGAGCCATCGCGCGCCGGCGGCATGACGCAGACGCGGTTGGGAACGCCGGCCACCAGTGCGGGCACGGCGGTCATGATCAGGGTCGAGAACAGCGGGGCGGTGCCGCCGGGAATATAGAGGCCGGCGGTGGTGATCGGGCGATAGATGCGTTGCAGGCTGAGGCCCGGCTTTGGCGCAATCAGCGGGCCATCGGTCGGCAGTTCGGCTTGCTGGAAAGCGCGGACATTCTCGACCGCCAGTTCCATGGCGGCGAGGTCTTCGGCAGAGAGGCTCGAACGCGCGGCATCGATCGTGACGCTGTCGAGCGTCACATAACGCGGGGCATGGCCATCCAGCTTCACGGACCAGTCGGAGACGGCGGCAAAGCCACGCGCCTCGACGTCGTCAAAGATGGTGCGCACGGTCTCGACCACGCGCGCGTCGCGGCGGTTTTCCGGCCGGGCCAGGGCCGCCTTGCGTTCGGCGGTGTTCAGATTTTTCCAGACAAGGGTCTTCATTGTTTTATCCGAGGCGCCTCGCCTCATTTCATCATCTTCTCGATCGGCAGGACCAGGATCGCCGAGGCGCCCGCTGCTTTCAGCTTGTCCAGGGTATCCCAGAACACGTTTTCCTGACAGACCGCATGCACGGCAACGGCGTCCTCGCGGCCGGCCAGCGGCATGATGGTCGGGGCGTCGGCGCCGGGGATCATGCGTATGATCTCGTCCAGGTGCGCTTTCGGGGCGTTCATCATGACGTACTTGGCGCCGGTGGAGGCCGTTACGCCATCGAAGCGGCGCAGCAGCATGTCATAGGTATGGGCCAGTTCCGCCGGCGGGGCATGGGGCGCCTTGATCAGGACGGCTTCCGATTTCAGCACCAGATCGGTGGCCTTCATGCCGTTGGCTTCCAGGGTGGCGCCGGTCGATACCAGATCGCAGATGGCATGGGCGATCTTCATGCGGGGAGCGACCTCCACCGCGCCGCGCATTTCGACGATTTCGGCTGTGACGCCATTGTCCTTCAGCCACTTGGTCAGGATGTTGGGGTAAGAGGTGGCGATACGCTTGCCTTCCAGCCATTTGGGACCAGTGTAATCGATATCATTCGGCACAGCGATCTTGAGCGTGCAGGACCCGAAACCGAGGCGCTGGACGATCATCTCTTCCAGATCGCGGTCCGGAAAGTGTTCGGCCAGGACGTTGTAGCCGACAATGCCCAGTTCGGCGACGCCATCGGCCACGAAAGTCGGGATGTCGTCATCACGCACGCGCAGCAGGTCGATCGGCTGGTTCTCAATGCGATACAGCAGGTCGTTGGCGCCCTTGAGGATGCGCAGGCCTGCGCCCGAGATCAGTTCGGCGGAACGGTCGGCCAGACGGCCGGACTTCTGAACAGCAATGCGTAAACGGCGATCAGTCATAATGGTCTTCTTCTTATACCTCCCCATCTCTGATGGGAGAGGGGACCGCGCCGCGGCAGCGGCGTGGTGGTGGGGTTTCTTACTTCGTCTTCAACTTGTCCAGCACGCGCCGGTAACCCTGATGCGGCATCTCGCGCAGGAACCGCGCCACGCGGGTGACCGTCGTGGTTGAGGCGCCGGTGCGCTCGGAGATTTCCCGGTAACTCAGGTCGCCGGCATCGAGCAGGCGGGCCACCTTGAACCGCTCGGCAAAGGCGCGCAGTTCCGAAGGCGTGCACAGGTCATCGAGAAAGGCCTTGACCTCGTCGATCGTTTCCAGGCCGAGCAGCGCTTCGGCGAGCGCATCGGAGTCCTGCTTGCTGATTTTGCCGTCGTTGAGCGCCACTGTATCACCGTAGTAGTGTGTTATCGTGCTGATACATTAACGCGCATGGGTGCGCAAGACGGAAAATGCCAACAGTTGATATTAGCTGATTGGTGGAGTGTTTGTACGTGCTTGTTGCCAATAGTTCTGAGCAGTTGACCAAAAAGCTTTGGCTTGTTCAGAGGATGCGAAACCTGCTTTAGGGATCATCATGGCGCAATTGCGGTTCGTAAAGATTAAGAAGCTCTTCTTGGTTTCGACGAGATCATAGACGACATTCCACGGCGTTATGTGGTTATGCTGCTCATATGATTTCGATATGCCCTGCTGCGATATCTCAGCACTATTTACACGTTTACGTACGGGACCGATCGCAAAGGTCACAACCAGCCAAAGGTAGGAGAGAATAGGAGAGAAGATATAAACAGGTATGATCGCCAAGACAAAATAAAGTAGCAAAGCTACAACGATCATTACGCCTGCTATAAGGATATTGGGCCAAAGCGGCGTATTCGGCAGAATTAGCAATTCTGCATACATTTTCCAACTGACAACAGCAGTCGCTACCATCAAGCCTATTGAAAGAACCAACGCAATCACAAGACGCCGACGCGTGAAAAAATTACGCTTCAGCCAGGCGCCGAAAAAGTCGTTAAATGTTTCAAAGGTAATGCGGTAGCCAATGGCTTGATGGACAATCTCAGTCATATCTGAAGTTGTGCCGTCTGCCGATTTACGCGTCAACCAGAAAACCGCTCTTTCGCCGCCAGGCCCAGGCCGCTGGCGACGGAGGAGAATCGGTCGCCATAGTGCATCCGCGCCGCAGGGAAAGCCGCTTGCATGGCGGCTTCAAAGCCGGGCAGGGCGGTGGAGCCGCCGGTCATGAACAGGGTCTGGATGGCCTCAGGCGCCAAGCTGGGCCGTTCGATAACGGTTTCCAGCGCCGTGGCCACCACCTTGGCCACTTCCTTTTCGACACTGCCGGCCAGGGTCTCGCGGCTGATATCCAGTTGCCACTCAGGATCGATGGTCGTGAAATCGACGGTCGTTGTCTCGGCATCGGATAACGCGATCTTGGCCTTTTCGATGCGGTTGGCGATATCATGGCCGGCCTGGCGCTCGATCACCTCCAGCAGGCGAGCTGTCTTTTCGCGCTCACCCGACAGATAGTGGGTCTGGCGCAGGGAGGTCATGGCCTTCTGCGTGTAGAGGAAGTTGATCAGGTGCCAGGTGGCCAGTTGCACATAGGGCTG
This window harbors:
- the hisD gene encoding histidinol dehydrogenase yields the protein MKTLVWKNLNTAERKAALARPENRRDARVVETVRTIFDDVEARGFAAVSDWSVKLDGHAPRYVTLDSVTIDAARSSLSAEDLAAMELAVENVRAFQQAELPTDGPLIAPKPGLSLQRIYRPITTAGLYIPGGTAPLFSTLIMTAVPALVAGVPNRVCVMPPARDGSIPPMMIATAAASGLEAMWLVGGAHAIAGLALGAFDGTPPADKLFGPGNKYVAEAKRLATERVSGPAIDMPAGPSELLVIADDTAHVKLVAADLLSQAEHDADAQVILVALSAEIAAKIEAEVEAQVSRLPRETIARASLEQARLFVVSSLEEAAEVSNLYGPEHLAIQVADVDAIIPQLTAAGTIFAGTYAAETFGDYAAGPSHVLPTDGAARAWDGITVRSFLTSFVVQKATREGAAAIAPASARLARLEGLEAHALAADFRLEV
- the hisG gene encoding ATP phosphoribosyltransferase codes for the protein MTDRRLRIAVQKSGRLADRSAELISGAGLRILKGANDLLYRIENQPIDLLRVRDDDIPTFVADGVAELGIVGYNVLAEHFPDRDLEEMIVQRLGFGSCTLKIAVPNDIDYTGPKWLEGKRIATSYPNILTKWLKDNGVTAEIVEMRGAVEVAPRMKIAHAICDLVSTGATLEANGMKATDLVLKSEAVLIKAPHAPPAELAHTYDMLLRRFDGVTASTGAKYVMMNAPKAHLDEIIRMIPGADAPTIMPLAGREDAVAVHAVCQENVFWDTLDKLKAAGASAILVLPIEKMMK
- a CDS encoding YerC/YecD family TrpR-related protein, with product MALNDGKISKQDSDALAEALLGLETIDEVKAFLDDLCTPSELRAFAERFKVARLLDAGDLSYREISERTGASTTTVTRVARFLREMPHQGYRRVLDKLKTK
- a CDS encoding YcxB family protein, producing the protein MTRKSADGTTSDMTEIVHQAIGYRITFETFNDFFGAWLKRNFFTRRRLVIALVLSIGLMVATAVVSWKMYAELLILPNTPLWPNILIAGVMIVVALLLYFVLAIIPVYIFSPILSYLWLVVTFAIGPVRKRVNSAEISQQGISKSYEQHNHITPWNVVYDLVETKKSFLIFTNRNCAMMIPKAGFASSEQAKAFWSTAQNYWQQARTNTPPIS